The following proteins are co-located in the Primulina tabacum isolate GXHZ01 chromosome 11, ASM2559414v2, whole genome shotgun sequence genome:
- the LOC142519768 gene encoding uncharacterized protein LOC142519768 encodes MVEKHRSKWTDEDKKKVNLDNVAKYILYKTLDKNMFAKIKTCTTAKEIWEKLTQLCEDNDQTKENKLTVAIQKFDNAKMKPGKTLAEFDERFSGIIIELISLGKYYSNSEISLKAMRALTREWDVKTIVMRESKDLNKLELHDLFADLKAYEFELGIRNEEEPSTSQQMKALAATTVTLPVEESTKSEKSTSEESSSESKNEKVECLMAKEDQESTDEMVFDFNSDEFTREDLVTALRDMVNEFKRLSQQLNEAKTAKQNLENKLNLSSCSQQKEVDNLRKPVGDITGLGYGTNECNTSGGSTQPLLEKDSLKPIKFVRSSMVYEHGKTEDQGTQNVTKKKELEESIWFLDSGCSRHMTGNKDILSEIVNYRGPTITSGDNSIKVELWVKVTPLSFRNSYALLKPQLLWHKQLNHLNFKSIATISRLKLVSGLPNIDFAKNRICNACQLGKQVRSTFKSRGRNSSARCLELLHMDLFGPILVTSLGGKKYTLVVIDDFSRFTWVTFLNSKDQTTDQLIKLLKRLQNERSEANDRIRSDRETEFLNQFLSSYLEDHGIKHELSAARSPQQNGVAERRNRTLKEAARTMLAEYSISQRFWAEAINTVCYTQNRSMINKNHEKTTYEISTGKQPEVGYFRIFGCKCFIHINGKTHLTAFDVKADNGIFLGYSAVSKAYRAYNQRTLTVEESIHIVFDKSSICHNNSSNSIHDLINNLDATNLEASSDDEVDLRKTGGNISKENSTAQEQTQQVHELEDNQQTQNTQIEEALEQEEEIIQPTELNPYGPCLQWIKDHPLELVIGNLTAPLRTRNQMINKFMHAAFVSQIEPKKIDDALLDTNWIEAMQEELNQFE; translated from the exons ATGGTAGAAAAACACAGATCCAAATGGACAGATGAAGACAAAAAGAAGGTAAATCTGGATAACGTTGCAAAATACATCCTCTACAAGACTCTGGACAAAAATATGTTTGCCAAAATCAAAACTTGCACCACTGCTAAggaaatatgggaaaaactcACTCAATTATGTGAAGACAACGAtcagacaaaagaaaacaagttaACTGTCGCCATCCAGAAGTTTGATAATGCGAAAATGAAGCCAGGAAAAACTCTGGCAGAATTTGATGAACGGTTCAGCGGTATTATCATCGAACTCATTTCATTAGGAAAATATTATTCTAATAGTGAAATTTCCTTAAAGGCTATGCGAGCTCTTaccagagaatgggacgtaaaGACTATTGTAATGCGAGAatccaaagatctaaacaagctGGAACTTCATGACCTCTTCGCCGACCTTAAAGCATATGAGTTCGAGCTTGGGATACGAAATGAAGAAGAACCATCCACCTCTCAACAAATGAAAGCATTGGCAGCTACCACAGTGACTCTTCCGGTCGAAGAGTCCACAA AATCTGAAAAGTCCACCTCTGAAGAATCTTCAAGTGAAAGCAAAAATGAGAAAGTAGAATGTCTCATGGccaaagaagatcaagaatctaccgatgaaatggtatttgactttaactcTGATGAATTCACACGAGAAGATCTTGTCACTGCACTTCgcgacatggtaaatgagtttaAGAGGCTATCACAGCAGCTCAATGAAGCCAAAACAGCAAAACAAAACTTGGAAAACAAGTTAAATCTCTCTAGCTGTTCGCAGCAAAAAGAGGTTGACAATTTGAGA AAACCGGTCGGAGACATAACCGGACTAGGTTATGGAACTAATGAATGCAACACCTCTGGAGGATCAACTCAACCGTTACTAGAGAAAGAcagtttaaaaccaattaaatttgtcagatctagtaTGGTATATGAACATGGTAAGACGGAAGATCAAGGTACTCAgaat GTAACAAAGAAAAAGGAGCTGGAAGAATCCATCTGGTTCCTGGATAGTGGTTGCtctagacacatgactggaaacAAAGATATTTTATCAGAAATAGTCAACTACAGAGGTCCAACCATCACCTCTGGTGATAATTCTATAAAGGTAGAGctgtgggtaaag GTTACACCGTTGAGTTTCAGAAACTCTTATGCACTGTTAAAACCACAACTG CTTTGGCATAAACAACTCAACCATctcaactttaaatccattgctacTATTAGCAGACTTAAACTTGTATCTGGTTTACCTAACATTGACTTTGCCAAAAATAGAATTTGCAATGCCTGTCAATTAGGAAAACAAGTTCGCTCAACATTCAAAAGCAGAGGAAGAAACTCATCAGCAAGATGTCTGGAACTTCTTCATATGGATTTATTTGGACCAATACTCGTAACGAGTTTAGGGGGAAAGAAATACACTCTCGTagtaattgatgatttctccaGATTTACATGGGTAACATTTCTAAACTCCAAAGATCAAACCACCGATCAATTAATCAAGCTGCTCAAAAGACTTCAGAATGAGAGAAGCGAAGCTAATGATAGAATCAGGAGTGACAGAGAAACTGAATTTCTAAATCAATTCCTGTCATcctatcttgaagatcatggcatAAAGCATGAATTATCAGCGGCTAGATCACCTCAACAGAACGGAGTTGCTGAAAGAAGAAACCGCACATTAAAGGAAGCAGCTAGAACTATGCTAGCCGAATATAGTATTtcacaaaggttttgggcagaagctattAACACAGTCTGTTACACTCAAAACAGGTCcatgatcaataaaaatcatgaaaagactACATATGAAATCTCGACCGGCAAGCAACCAGAAGTTGGATACTTTCGCATTTTCGGTTGTAAGTGTTTTATTCATATTAATGGCAAAACACATCTCACCGCATTTGATGTAAAAGCTGATAACGGTATCTTTTTAggatattcagcagtgagcAAAGCATACAGAGCTTATAATCAAAGAACtctcactgttgaagaatccataCACATTGTATTTGATAAATCTTCTATATGTCATAACAATAGTAGTAAcagtatacatgatttaataaataatcttgatgCTACTAACCTTGAAGCAAGTAGTGATGATGAGGTAGATCTGAGAAAAACAGGGGGAAACATATCAAAAGAAAATTCAACCGCACAAGAACAAACTCAACAGGTGCACGAACTAGAGGACAACCAGCAGACGCAAAATACACAAATAGAAGAAGCACTGGAGCAAGAAGAGGAAATCATTCAACCAACTGAGCTaaatccatatggaccatgtctACAGTGGATAAAGGATCATCCACTCGAACTGGTCATCGGTAACCTGACTgctcctcttagaactagaaatcaaatgataaataaatttatgcaTGCTGCGTTTGTATCTCAgatagaacctaagaaaatcGATGATGCACTACTTGACACAAATTGGATAGAGGCCATGCAAGAGGAACTTAATCAGTTTGAATGA